The following coding sequences are from one Niveibacterium umoris window:
- a CDS encoding DUF2946 family protein, with amino-acid sequence MDDAVLRSLARWPNVPACFGWLSLDRQGRWRLQDTVVTHRGFAEFIGRNYQCDEAGRWFFQNGPQRVFVRLDYTPWVFGRDLSDASRLLTHTGRPVTPQTGWVDESGAVLIESDAGIGLLASQDLVALSDALELDDDLRHGWLTLGVHRLKLAPIESGDVPKRFGFDPSPCE; translated from the coding sequence GTGGACGACGCGGTCCTCCGCTCGCTCGCCCGCTGGCCGAACGTCCCTGCCTGTTTCGGCTGGCTGTCGCTGGACCGCCAGGGGCGCTGGCGCTTGCAGGACACAGTCGTCACGCATCGCGGCTTTGCCGAGTTCATCGGCCGCAATTACCAGTGTGACGAAGCCGGACGATGGTTCTTCCAGAACGGGCCGCAGCGGGTTTTTGTTCGGCTCGACTACACGCCCTGGGTATTCGGGCGCGACCTCTCCGATGCCTCGCGCCTGCTGACCCACACCGGGCGCCCGGTAACACCGCAAACCGGCTGGGTCGACGAATCCGGTGCCGTCCTGATCGAATCCGATGCCGGTATCGGCCTTCTCGCCAGCCAGGATCTCGTGGCGCTGTCCGACGCACTTGAACTCGACGACGACCTGCGGCATGGCTGGCTGACGTTGGGTGTGCACCGACTCAAGCTGGCGCCGATTGAATCGGGCGACGTTCCAAAACGATTCGGTTTCGACCCGTCGCCCTGCGAGTAG
- a CDS encoding outer membrane protein assembly factor BamD → MPFLRARSVAASLLVLVSLAGCSTLTSWFESDKGGKIDQRPAEEIYAEAKELLESSSYDRAVKLFEQLEAKYPYGRYAQQAQLEIAYAWYKAQDPAQALAAIERFIKLHPNHPNVDYAYYLKGLITFNEDQGFMGLVGQQDLTERDPKAALSSFDAFKELVTRFPDSKYAEDGRVRMGYLVNALAQHEIHVARYYQKRNAQLAAANRAQATIKNYPNSPAVEEALAIMINSYDQLGMKDLAADSRRVLALNFPKSRYIADASPAARPWWKIW, encoded by the coding sequence ATGCCGTTTTTGCGAGCGCGTAGTGTAGCCGCAAGCTTGCTGGTTCTGGTTTCGCTGGCTGGCTGCTCCACGCTGACGTCGTGGTTCGAGTCGGACAAGGGCGGCAAGATCGACCAGCGCCCGGCCGAAGAGATCTACGCAGAGGCGAAAGAGCTGCTCGAATCCAGTTCGTACGATCGCGCGGTCAAGCTCTTCGAGCAGTTGGAAGCAAAATACCCTTACGGCCGCTATGCACAGCAGGCGCAGCTGGAAATTGCCTACGCCTGGTACAAGGCACAGGATCCGGCACAGGCGCTTGCTGCGATCGAGCGCTTCATCAAGCTGCACCCGAACCACCCCAACGTCGATTACGCGTACTACCTGAAGGGCCTGATCACCTTCAATGAAGACCAGGGATTCATGGGGCTGGTCGGTCAACAGGATCTGACCGAACGCGACCCGAAGGCTGCGCTCAGCTCCTTCGACGCCTTCAAGGAACTGGTGACCCGCTTCCCCGACAGCAAGTACGCGGAAGACGGCCGTGTGCGCATGGGCTATCTGGTCAACGCCCTGGCGCAGCACGAGATCCACGTCGCGCGCTACTACCAGAAGCGTAACGCGCAACTGGCGGCGGCGAACCGCGCGCAAGCCACGATCAAGAACTATCCGAATTCGCCCGCGGTCGAAGAAGCGCTGGCGATCATGATCAACAGCTACGACCAGCTCGGCATGAAGGATCTCGCAGCCGATAGCCGGCGCGTGCTGGCGCTCAACTTTCCGAAGAGCCGCTACATTGCCGATGCGTCGCCCGCCGCCCGGCCGTGGTGGAAGATCTGGTAA
- a CDS encoding RluA family pseudouridine synthase, producing the protein MTVPFEEAGSRLDVVLAHLIPEHSRVRLQGWIKEGRLTIDGVLVDDPKRKVRGMERLELAEALPLEVVASAPEDIPLNIIHEDADILVIDKPAGLVVHPGSGNWSGTLLNALLHHAEDARLLPRAGIVHRLDKDTSGLMVVARNEIAQTDLVRQLQARTVKRQYYALVRGSVAGDTIVDAPIGRHPTQRTRMAVVSGAREARTHVKVCERFERCTLVECALETGRTHQIRVHMAHLGHPLVGDTLYGGGRGEPVFHRQALHAWRLGLIHPATREAMAWETALPPDFASLLETLGRGRA; encoded by the coding sequence CTGACCGTGCCCTTTGAAGAGGCCGGGAGCCGCCTTGACGTGGTGCTGGCGCATCTGATTCCAGAGCACTCGCGCGTGCGCTTGCAAGGCTGGATCAAGGAGGGGCGTCTGACGATAGATGGCGTCTTGGTCGATGACCCCAAGCGCAAGGTGCGCGGCATGGAGCGCCTCGAGCTGGCAGAAGCGCTGCCACTGGAGGTGGTGGCTTCGGCGCCGGAAGACATCCCGCTGAACATCATCCATGAAGACGCCGACATTCTTGTCATCGACAAGCCTGCCGGACTGGTCGTGCATCCGGGTAGCGGCAACTGGAGCGGCACCTTGCTCAATGCGCTGCTGCACCATGCCGAAGACGCCCGCCTGCTGCCCCGCGCGGGGATCGTGCACCGACTCGACAAGGACACCAGCGGCTTGATGGTTGTGGCGCGCAATGAAATCGCGCAGACCGATCTGGTGCGGCAGTTGCAGGCTCGAACCGTCAAGCGCCAGTACTACGCACTGGTGCGCGGCAGCGTCGCCGGCGACACCATTGTGGATGCGCCAATTGGCCGCCATCCCACGCAGCGCACCCGCATGGCGGTGGTGAGCGGGGCGCGCGAAGCACGCACGCACGTGAAAGTCTGCGAACGTTTCGAACGCTGCACCCTGGTCGAATGCGCGCTCGAAACCGGGCGTACGCATCAGATCCGGGTGCATATGGCCCACCTCGGTCACCCTTTGGTTGGTGACACGCTCTACGGCGGCGGCCGGGGCGAACCGGTATTTCACCGTCAGGCGCTGCATGCGTGGCGGCTCGGTCTGATTCATCCAGCGACGCGCGAGGCAATGGCATGGGAGACCGCCTTGCCGCCTGACTTTGCCAGCCTGCTTGAAACGCTCGGCCGGGGGCGCGCATGA
- the pgeF gene encoding peptidoglycan editing factor PgeF: protein MTEWLIPEWPAPRNVRALFSTRKGGVSLPPYAGLNLGTHVGDDPVAVAANRQRVRAHVPAEPCWLEQVHGTQVVDADAPLSRIADAATTREANAVCVVMVADCLPVLFCNRAGSVVGAAHAGWRGLHAGVLEATIARMDVAPEDLLVWLGPAIGPKHFEVGPEVRAAFVESSPEDADCFAAGEGDRWMADLFGLAKARLARAGVGAGAVFGGKRCTVSDRESFYSYRRDGRSGRMGAFIWMEGNLPAA from the coding sequence ATGACTGAGTGGCTTATCCCGGAATGGCCTGCCCCGCGCAACGTACGGGCGCTGTTCTCGACCCGCAAGGGTGGCGTCAGTTTGCCGCCCTACGCTGGTCTCAACTTGGGGACGCATGTCGGCGACGACCCGGTTGCTGTCGCTGCGAACCGCCAGCGCGTGCGTGCCCATGTGCCGGCAGAGCCTTGCTGGCTCGAGCAGGTGCATGGCACGCAGGTGGTGGACGCTGATGCGCCGCTGAGCCGAATCGCTGACGCCGCGACGACGCGCGAAGCGAACGCGGTCTGCGTGGTGATGGTCGCTGATTGTTTGCCTGTGTTGTTCTGCAACCGCGCGGGTAGCGTGGTCGGGGCCGCTCATGCGGGCTGGAGGGGCCTGCATGCGGGTGTATTGGAGGCAACCATTGCGCGGATGGACGTCGCGCCTGAGGATCTGCTGGTATGGCTTGGCCCGGCGATCGGGCCGAAGCACTTCGAGGTCGGGCCTGAAGTGCGCGCGGCATTCGTCGAATCCAGTCCGGAAGATGCGGACTGTTTTGCCGCGGGTGAGGGCGACCGCTGGATGGCCGATCTGTTCGGGCTCGCGAAGGCACGCCTGGCACGCGCGGGCGTGGGTGCGGGAGCGGTGTTCGGAGGAAAACGCTGTACGGTCAGTGATCGTGAATCGTTCTACTCCTACCGGCGCGATGGGCGCAGCGGCAGGATGGGCGCCTTTATCTGGATGGAGGGGAATCTTCCGGCGGCGTGA
- a CDS encoding PHA/PHB synthase family protein: protein MTASNEQPGVDPSVWLKAGQGMMQGMFEFVSRQQEMLKQAGIQIAPLEAATADSEPLVKLQQEIAEQHARLWSGLVNRKPGEAYTPVIPAEADRRFAAPAWAESPVFDYLRQAYLINASFLTRAADVLPVADKQAKGRLQFLMRQYVEAMSPANYAATNPEFVKQAVESKGESITRGILNIIADLEKGRIAMTDESAFEVGRNLAVTPGAVVFENELIQLIQYAPQTEKVCKVPLLIVPPCINKYYILDLQPENSFVQYAVSQGITTYLVSWRNPKQEQGRLGWDDYIEHGVLEAIETVQEISKCPKPNILGFCVGGTLTSSALAVAAAKAELPVESLTLLTTLLDFEEPGDLACFVDEGSVATRENTIGKGGLLAGRELSSVFSALRPNDLIWNYVVDKYLKGNAPPAFDLLYWNSDSTNLPGPFAAWYLRNMYLENNLRVPGRLQMCGVPVDLGRVDCPTYIFATREDHIVPWHSSYLGRKLLGGETTFVLGASGHIAGVINPAAKNRRSYWVGENSTAVADEWLASAEERRGSWWPHWMEWLKARSGSLVAAPKRPGAGRFKVIEPAPGRYVKEPA from the coding sequence ATGACGGCTTCCAATGAACAACCTGGCGTTGATCCTTCTGTCTGGCTCAAGGCTGGTCAGGGAATGATGCAGGGGATGTTCGAATTTGTCTCCCGGCAACAGGAGATGCTCAAGCAGGCCGGGATCCAGATTGCTCCGCTTGAAGCTGCGACGGCGGATTCCGAGCCGCTGGTCAAGCTGCAACAGGAAATCGCAGAGCAGCACGCCCGACTGTGGTCGGGCCTGGTCAACCGCAAACCGGGTGAGGCCTACACGCCGGTCATACCCGCCGAGGCGGATCGACGCTTCGCTGCGCCGGCCTGGGCAGAGAGCCCGGTGTTCGATTATTTGCGGCAGGCCTACCTTATCAACGCGTCGTTCCTGACACGCGCGGCGGACGTGCTTCCGGTTGCCGACAAGCAGGCCAAGGGGCGTCTGCAATTCCTGATGCGCCAGTACGTCGAAGCGATGAGCCCGGCCAATTACGCTGCCACGAACCCGGAGTTCGTCAAGCAGGCGGTCGAAAGCAAAGGCGAGAGCATTACCCGCGGCATCCTCAACATCATCGCGGACCTCGAGAAGGGGCGCATCGCGATGACTGACGAGAGCGCTTTCGAGGTCGGCCGTAATCTTGCGGTGACCCCGGGGGCGGTGGTGTTCGAGAACGAACTGATCCAACTGATCCAGTATGCGCCGCAGACCGAGAAGGTCTGCAAGGTGCCGCTGCTGATCGTGCCGCCTTGCATCAACAAGTACTACATCCTCGATCTGCAGCCCGAGAATTCCTTCGTGCAGTACGCGGTGTCGCAGGGCATCACCACTTACCTTGTTTCATGGCGTAATCCGAAGCAGGAACAGGGCCGCTTGGGGTGGGACGACTACATCGAACACGGTGTGCTCGAAGCGATCGAAACCGTGCAGGAAATCAGCAAATGCCCGAAGCCGAACATTCTCGGCTTTTGCGTTGGCGGCACCCTGACCAGCAGTGCGCTGGCAGTGGCCGCAGCGAAGGCCGAACTTCCTGTCGAAAGCCTGACGCTGCTGACTACTTTGCTTGATTTCGAAGAGCCCGGCGACCTGGCGTGTTTCGTTGATGAAGGCAGCGTTGCGACGCGCGAGAACACGATTGGCAAGGGTGGCTTGCTGGCGGGGCGGGAGCTTTCCAGCGTCTTCTCTGCGCTGCGCCCGAACGACCTGATCTGGAATTACGTCGTCGACAAGTACCTGAAGGGGAATGCGCCTCCGGCATTCGACCTGCTGTACTGGAACTCCGACAGCACCAATCTGCCAGGGCCTTTCGCCGCCTGGTATCTGCGCAACATGTACCTTGAAAACAACCTTCGGGTGCCGGGGCGCCTGCAGATGTGCGGCGTTCCGGTCGATCTGGGGCGCGTTGATTGCCCGACCTATATCTTCGCGACCCGCGAAGACCACATCGTGCCGTGGCACTCGTCCTATCTCGGCCGCAAGCTGCTCGGCGGCGAGACGACATTCGTGCTCGGCGCGAGCGGCCACATCGCCGGTGTGATCAACCCGGCAGCGAAGAATCGACGCAGTTATTGGGTCGGCGAGAATTCGACCGCGGTTGCTGATGAATGGCTGGCAAGCGCAGAGGAGCGGCGCGGTAGTTGGTGGCCGCACTGGATGGAATGGCTCAAGGCACGCAGTGGATCATTGGTCGCTGCGCCGAAACGGCCGGGTGCCGGACGGTTCAAGGTCATCGAGCCCGCACCGGGACGCTATGTGAAAGAACCCGCCTGA
- the phbB gene encoding acetoacetyl-CoA reductase yields the protein MVRVALVTGGMGGLGEAICIKMAALGYHVVTTYSPSNTKAHDWLQTMNNMGYGFKAYPCDVTDFDSAKACIEAVTKDIGPVDVLVNNAGITRDMTFKKMTKADWDAVIHTNLDSVFNMTKQVMDGMVERKWGRIINVSSVNGQKGAFGQTNYSAAKAGMHGFTKALALEVAKNGVTVNTISPGYIGTKMVTAIPQEILDSKILPQIPVSRLGKPEEIAGLVAYLASDEAAFLTGANISINGGQHMF from the coding sequence ATGGTTCGAGTTGCTCTGGTAACCGGCGGCATGGGGGGGTTGGGTGAGGCGATCTGCATCAAGATGGCGGCGCTCGGCTACCACGTCGTGACGACTTATTCGCCCAGCAACACCAAGGCGCACGATTGGCTGCAGACAATGAACAACATGGGATATGGCTTCAAGGCCTATCCGTGCGACGTCACTGATTTCGACTCGGCAAAGGCTTGCATTGAAGCGGTGACCAAGGACATCGGTCCGGTCGACGTGCTGGTGAACAACGCGGGCATCACGCGCGACATGACCTTCAAGAAGATGACGAAGGCCGATTGGGATGCCGTGATCCATACCAACCTCGACAGCGTGTTCAACATGACCAAGCAGGTCATGGACGGCATGGTCGAACGCAAGTGGGGTCGCATCATCAATGTCTCGTCGGTCAACGGCCAGAAGGGTGCATTTGGCCAGACCAACTATTCGGCCGCGAAGGCCGGCATGCATGGTTTCACCAAGGCTCTTGCGCTCGAGGTGGCCAAGAATGGTGTCACCGTGAACACGATCAGCCCGGGCTACATCGGCACGAAGATGGTGACTGCGATCCCGCAGGAGATCCTCGACTCCAAGATCCTGCCGCAGATTCCGGTCAGCCGGCTGGGCAAGCCGGAAGAGATTGCCGGTCTGGTGGCGTATCTGGCGTCTGACGAAGCGGCGTTCCTGACCGGCGCGAACATATCGATCAATGGCGGCCAGCACATGTTCTGA
- a CDS encoding beta-ketoacyl-ACP reductase — protein sequence MSKKVALVTGGMGGLGTAICKSLHKNGYKVVANYLPGLPIKDEWVAATRAEGFDFEIAEADVTDYEQCAAMVKKIEAEIGPIDVLVNNAGITRDATFRKMDKGQWDAVMSTNLDSIFNVTHQVLTGMAERGWGRVINISSVNGVKGQFGQANYSAAKAGILGFTKAIAQEVAKKGVTVNAVAPGYIGTDMVMAIKQEVRDQIVATVPAGRLGKPEEIGDLCAYLASESAGYITGATININGGLHMA from the coding sequence ATGTCGAAGAAAGTCGCCCTGGTCACCGGGGGTATGGGCGGATTGGGCACCGCAATCTGCAAGTCGCTGCACAAGAACGGGTACAAGGTTGTTGCCAACTACTTGCCGGGTCTGCCGATCAAGGACGAATGGGTGGCAGCGACGCGCGCTGAAGGCTTCGATTTCGAGATCGCCGAGGCTGACGTCACCGACTACGAGCAGTGCGCTGCGATGGTGAAGAAGATCGAGGCGGAGATCGGCCCGATCGATGTGCTCGTCAACAACGCGGGCATCACCCGTGACGCCACGTTCCGCAAGATGGACAAGGGGCAGTGGGATGCAGTCATGTCGACCAACCTCGACAGCATCTTCAACGTGACCCATCAGGTTCTGACCGGCATGGCAGAGCGTGGCTGGGGCCGGGTGATCAACATCTCGTCGGTGAATGGGGTCAAGGGCCAGTTCGGCCAGGCCAACTATTCGGCGGCCAAGGCTGGCATCCTCGGCTTCACCAAGGCGATTGCCCAGGAAGTTGCCAAGAAGGGTGTGACCGTCAATGCCGTGGCGCCGGGTTACATCGGCACCGACATGGTCATGGCGATCAAACAGGAAGTACGTGACCAGATCGTGGCGACCGTTCCCGCCGGCCGACTTGGCAAGCCGGAAGAAATCGGCGATTTGTGCGCCTATCTGGCGTCGGAATCGGCTGGCTACATCACTGGCGCCACCATCAACATCAACGGTGGTCTGCACATGGCGTGA
- the phaR gene encoding polyhydroxyalkanoate synthesis repressor PhaR: protein MAQLRLIKKYPNRRLYDTRTSSYITLADVKELVVNQEEFQVVDAKTNEDLTRAILLQIILEEESGGAPMFTVDLLSQMIRFYGNAMQGMMGKYLENNIHAFTDLQSKLQEHAKSIYGENNPMSRDLWTQFLNFQGPALHSMMGAYIDQSKKMFSQMQEQVESQTRNLFSGFQFPNPGQTAGTVATDDQDKVTPKR, encoded by the coding sequence ATGGCACAACTCAGGCTCATCAAGAAGTACCCGAACCGACGGCTGTACGACACGCGCACGAGTTCTTACATCACGCTGGCCGATGTGAAGGAACTGGTAGTCAATCAGGAAGAGTTTCAGGTCGTAGACGCCAAGACCAACGAAGATCTGACCCGCGCCATCCTGCTGCAGATCATTCTCGAAGAAGAGTCCGGTGGCGCCCCGATGTTCACTGTGGATCTGCTGTCGCAGATGATCCGTTTCTACGGCAACGCGATGCAGGGGATGATGGGCAAGTACCTTGAGAACAACATCCACGCGTTCACCGACCTGCAGTCGAAACTGCAGGAGCACGCCAAGTCGATCTACGGTGAAAACAACCCGATGAGCCGTGACTTGTGGACCCAGTTCCTCAACTTCCAGGGGCCGGCGTTGCACAGCATGATGGGCGCCTACATCGACCAGAGCAAAAAGATGTTCAGCCAGATGCAGGAACAGGTCGAAAGCCAGACCCGCAACCTCTTCTCGGGCTTCCAGTTTCCTAACCCCGGCCAAACGGCTGGAACGGTTGCGACGGACGATCAGGACAAGGTGACGCCGAAGCGCTAA
- the rimO gene encoding 30S ribosomal protein S12 methylthiotransferase RimO, which translates to MNNPSRTPTVGFVSLGCPKATVDSENILTRLRAEGYDISGSYDGADLVIVNTCGFIDAAVEESLDAIGEALHENGRVIVTGCLGAKKDAAGQGIVEQVHPKVLAVTGPHATEEVMSVVHEHLPKPHDPFIDLVPPQGIRLTPQHYAYLKISEGCNHRCSFCIIPSMRGDLVSRPIGEVMKEAEALVDAGVKEILVVSQDTSAYGVDVKYRTGFWGGRPVKTKMYDLCKALGELGVWVRLHYVYPYPHVDDIIPLMAEGKILPYLDIPFQHASTRVLKRMKRPAAAENTLERIRRWREICPDLTIRSTFIAGFPGETEEDFNELLDWLSEAQLDRVGCFSYSPVEGATANELDGQLPDEVREERRDRLMEHQEDISTQRLERMLDREITVLVDEVDDEGAVARSMGDAPEIDGLVIIPDGTDLEVGEYARVRVTDVDVHDLYAQIIED; encoded by the coding sequence ATGAATAACCCATCCCGCACTCCCACCGTCGGTTTTGTCAGCCTCGGCTGTCCGAAGGCCACGGTCGACTCCGAGAACATCCTCACGCGTCTGCGCGCCGAGGGCTACGACATCTCTGGCTCGTACGATGGCGCCGATCTGGTGATCGTGAATACCTGCGGCTTCATCGATGCCGCAGTGGAAGAATCGCTGGATGCGATCGGTGAGGCTTTGCACGAGAACGGGCGGGTGATCGTCACCGGTTGCCTCGGTGCCAAGAAAGATGCGGCCGGGCAGGGCATCGTAGAGCAGGTGCATCCGAAGGTGCTTGCCGTCACTGGCCCGCATGCCACCGAAGAGGTGATGAGCGTCGTGCACGAGCATCTACCCAAGCCGCACGATCCCTTCATCGACCTGGTGCCGCCGCAGGGGATTCGTCTGACGCCCCAGCACTATGCCTACCTGAAGATTTCCGAAGGCTGCAATCACCGCTGCAGCTTCTGCATCATTCCGTCGATGCGCGGCGATCTCGTGTCACGACCGATCGGCGAAGTGATGAAGGAAGCCGAAGCGCTGGTGGATGCCGGCGTAAAGGAAATCCTCGTCGTCTCGCAGGACACCAGTGCCTATGGCGTCGACGTCAAGTACCGCACCGGCTTCTGGGGCGGTCGCCCGGTCAAGACCAAGATGTACGACCTGTGCAAGGCGCTCGGCGAACTGGGCGTCTGGGTGCGGCTGCATTACGTCTATCCATATCCGCACGTCGACGACATCATCCCGCTGATGGCAGAGGGCAAGATCCTGCCCTACCTCGACATCCCCTTTCAGCATGCAAGCACCCGGGTGCTCAAGCGGATGAAGCGCCCGGCTGCGGCCGAGAACACACTGGAGCGTATCCGCCGCTGGCGCGAGATCTGCCCCGATCTGACGATTCGCAGCACCTTCATCGCCGGTTTCCCGGGTGAAACCGAGGAAGACTTCAACGAACTGCTGGATTGGCTTTCCGAGGCGCAACTCGATCGCGTCGGCTGTTTTTCATATTCGCCGGTTGAAGGCGCGACCGCCAATGAACTCGACGGTCAGTTGCCCGACGAAGTCCGCGAGGAGCGGCGCGATCGCCTGATGGAGCATCAGGAGGACATCTCCACGCAGCGACTCGAGCGCATGCTAGACCGTGAGATCACGGTGCTGGTCGATGAAGTCGACGACGAGGGTGCCGTGGCCCGTTCGATGGGCGACGCGCCGGAAATCGACGGGCTGGTGATCATTCCTGACGGCACCGATCTGGAAGTCGGGGAGTACGCGCGCGTACGCGTTACCGATGTCGACGTGCACGATCTGTACGCACAGATCATCGAGGATTGA
- a CDS encoding FAD-binding oxidoreductase: MDLVAELVALLGGPHVITADADQAPYLQDWRGRYTGRVQAVVRPATTEEVAAVVRLCRTHGAPMVPQGGNTSLCGGATPDDSGKAVLISLQRLNHIRALDTDNDTLTVEAGCTLAEVQAAAAEADRLFPLSLASEGTCRIGGNLSTNAGGVHVLRYGNARDLVLGLEVVLPDGQVWNGLRALRKDNTGYDLKHLFLGAEGTLGLITAAVLKLSPRPRSVCTAWVAVTDPAAAVALLRRFRTECGERLSAFELMSQMTLALVLRHIPGAQNPLAEIPSWSVLVELSDTRVDAALDRILESVLAPAMESGAVLDAAIASSEAQRLALWGLRENASEAQRHEGVSVKHDVSVPVSRIPEFLRRADAALTAAFPGIRIVAFGHVGDGNLHYNCSKPAADENAELLAEWGGLNRIVHDLAHELGGSISAEHGLGQLKRGEIRRYKSALEMDLMERIKRAFDPDGLMNPGKVL; this comes from the coding sequence ATGGATCTAGTCGCTGAACTTGTCGCCTTGCTTGGCGGCCCGCACGTGATCACCGCGGACGCAGATCAGGCGCCTTATCTGCAGGACTGGCGCGGCCGCTACACCGGGCGGGTGCAGGCGGTGGTCCGCCCGGCCACGACTGAAGAAGTTGCAGCGGTCGTGCGACTGTGTCGGACGCATGGTGCGCCGATGGTGCCGCAGGGCGGAAACACTAGCCTGTGCGGGGGGGCGACGCCGGACGATAGCGGCAAGGCCGTGCTGATCTCGCTGCAGCGTCTGAACCACATTCGTGCGCTGGATACCGATAACGACACCTTGACCGTCGAAGCCGGCTGCACGCTTGCCGAGGTGCAGGCGGCCGCAGCTGAAGCTGACCGACTGTTCCCATTGTCGCTGGCGTCGGAAGGGACCTGCCGCATCGGCGGCAACCTGTCGACCAATGCGGGCGGAGTCCACGTCCTGAGATACGGCAACGCGCGGGATCTGGTGCTCGGACTCGAGGTGGTGCTGCCAGACGGGCAGGTCTGGAACGGCCTGCGCGCGTTGCGCAAGGACAACACCGGCTACGACCTCAAGCACCTGTTCCTGGGGGCAGAAGGGACCCTCGGCTTGATCACCGCGGCGGTGCTGAAACTTTCGCCACGGCCGCGCAGTGTCTGCACGGCATGGGTCGCGGTGACAGACCCGGCTGCGGCGGTGGCGTTGTTGCGCCGTTTCCGCACCGAGTGCGGCGAGCGGCTCTCGGCCTTCGAGCTGATGAGTCAGATGACCCTGGCGCTGGTGCTGCGCCACATCCCCGGGGCGCAGAATCCGTTGGCAGAAATCCCGTCGTGGTCGGTGCTGGTAGAACTTTCTGACACCCGGGTGGATGCGGCGCTTGATCGGATCCTCGAGTCGGTGCTTGCGCCCGCCATGGAGTCGGGCGCTGTGCTGGACGCGGCGATCGCCAGCAGCGAGGCTCAGCGTCTGGCGCTCTGGGGCCTGCGCGAAAACGCTTCGGAAGCGCAACGCCACGAGGGCGTCAGCGTCAAGCACGACGTTTCGGTGCCTGTAAGCCGCATCCCGGAGTTCCTGCGTCGGGCCGACGCTGCGTTGACTGCCGCGTTTCCGGGCATCCGCATTGTTGCGTTTGGCCATGTCGGCGACGGCAATCTTCATTACAACTGCTCGAAACCAGCGGCGGATGAAAATGCTGAACTGCTGGCCGAGTGGGGTGGTTTGAACCGGATCGTGCATGATCTGGCACACGAACTGGGCGGCTCGATTTCCGCCGAACATGGGCTCGGTCAGCTCAAGCGGGGCGAGATTCGTCGCTACAAGTCCGCGCTTGAAATGGATCTGATGGAACGGATCAAACGGGCCTTCGATCCGGATGGTCTGATGAATCCGGGAAAAGTGCTGTGA